The DNA window TGAGGTGTGATGGACAGCCGTGCTGTAGGGCAAATCAGCTGATTATTTACATTGTTGGTAATTGTTTGGGCAGTGGCGTAATGCACCTCCATGTGCATCTCCATACgtcacacatatatatttaacagGCACCTAAAGGAATCTTGCATAAGTGCTTCACTTCTGTAAGGCACCCGTTTGGAAACGCTTCAGTTAAACTCTTGTCTCATGAATTGAGAAGGGAACTGAGTGGGAAGTGTTGGTTGGTGAAGGTGGCACTGGGGCACCGACAGATGTTGTCCCACTTCGTGAGCTGTGCCAGCGCTCCTCACCCCCCGGAGAAGCTGCTGAACGTGGGGCTGAAGTCCTGGAGCACTGCGAGTTCAGAGCATAACGATGGCCCAAATCCCTCTGCAACTCAGTGTCCGTTTTGGTTGCCAGGATGAACTCTAAAATTCCTGCTagctttcaaagaagaaattttctcagcaaaaaaaaaacacagctggtgcttgcagtgctcagtgcccagcagctgctttgctggtgggatggcagagcagcccccgctgctgcagtgctcacaacgtgctctgctctctgcaaacTCGTGCTTGGGGTTTTGCTGAGCTGTAGTTGCAGCTCTGGCTCAGAATTCAACTTTTCATGTGGTGCTGTGAAATCATTCCCTTGCGTGAGTGGGGATGGGGTCTGGGGCTCAAAACGCCTCCTGGACTTGGGATTCgcagtgggagctgagcccTCAGGTGGCCCCATCCTGAAGCAGTGCAAAATCCAGGTGTGGGCTCCATGCACCTGCATCCCCTCTTGCATTCCTCACTTTTCCATTTGGCTGGATGTTGTGCTTGCCTTGTGAAGCTGTGCTCCCTCCTTGCTGCTGTGCCATGTGCACTTGTGACAGAAGCACCGCAGTGACACAAGCACCAAGTGCTTGTGccctgtttgctttttccccatCCCGAAGCTGCATCTTTGCGTCCTCCTGCATTTTTGATTTTGCTCTTGGTGTCAGAACAGCCTGAGCTCATCTATTGGCTTAATAGGAGAGCAGAGGGTTTGGGGGGTGGggagctgccctgtgctggagcCCTGCACAGGCTCTGCCcaaaggcacagcacagctggagcaggagaggTGTGAGATGGcagccccccagccctcccctcaTCCTCTTAGGGCTCTGGGtttttaattactgcttttGCAGAGTGGGATTAACCTGATTGTCATTCGTCTTCTTGACTTGAGGGATGTAGAATATGCTTCCTGAGGTCTGGAAAACCATCCTTCATGTTGGAGGGTGCTACAGGAGCAATGAGCTGGGGGTTATGTTACTGTGCGTGGGGGGGAGAAGGTGAGTTTGCTGCCAttgacacagcacagccctgcgtCTTATGGAAGTCAGCCTGGACCTCTGGGTGTCAGATGTGGATTCCTTCTTGGGTTGTGATGGAGCCAGATGTGCCGAGTGCtccaaaaaaagcagaagggatcATTTTCACGATTGGTGCTGAAAATCAAAGGAGCTTTTGTGATGCTACTGGGCTCCTTTCACACCTGAGTGCCTGGGACAGgaggtggctgcaggcagggagctctgctggggacacagggctggggaggtggtgggtgctgCATCATGACGCTGCATCTGGGTGCCCTTCGGAGGGGCACATCAGTTTCACACCATCAGGATGTGGGGTTCAGAGCCACTCTGAAGTCCTGAGGTGTCTCCTTTCAGGATGCTTCCCAAGGGTTTGTCTCTGCAAACACCCCCAGCTGCTGTGAGGGGCTGAGCAGCACCCTCGAGAGCatctgggtgctgtgctggaggaaaggATGACCCCTCAGTACCCCCAAAAGCTGAATGCCCCCAGGCTGTGTACCACTGTCTCAGGGTGTGAGTGTGTGATGAATGTCTTATGGCTGCAGGCAGTTTCTGCACTTTGGGAACATCAAAGCGAGCCATTCAGTGCTTCATAAGGACATCCCATTATTTGCAATTAATATTTAACTCCAGTAATGAGTGTGGCACcggcagtgctgggcctgcaGGAGAGAAGAGGTGTCTCAGGGATGTCTCAGTGCATGTTGCTCCATCACTCCCAGCCTCCCTGCAGGCTCAAGGCTGCTTCCCTCCCATGTGCTCACTGCTTTCCCCACATGCACCTCACTCCCTCACTGCAAAACCACATCTGGGATCACTGGGTGCCATCAGAGGGAGGTCAGCATTTAGGGCTCTGCAAACCATGGGCTCCTGCAGGATGGAGGCTATGAGCACCTCTTGTCACTGCCTGATAAGGGGCAGCCGTCCTTGTGCTGTTCCTCCccgtgctgctggagcacagctgaagccACAGGCAGGATGTGGGAGGTCACGTTGCTGTGGGTTTGGGATGAAGGAGGGCTGTGCAGAAGCACAGTGGTGTGCCTGGGGCTGGGCCGTCCTGCTGCCCATCACTTCTGCCTCTTTGGTTGTTCTGCTTGCTGGTCCTATACCCATGCGTTCCCCCAGCTGCTAATTACACCTCATTTCTCTGAGCTGTTGGTCATTGCCCCGGGATCCTCGCAGGCTGGGAGGTGCCTCTGCTATTTACTCACTGCTGTGACTCTGAAGTCCCATCTTTCTGCTGGCCTCAGTGATTCCAGCTCTCGGCTGTCTGCTCCCcgtttccttccttccttcctgccttcccacTTGGCAGCTCAGGCGCTGTGCGGTGCCAACCTGGGCTCTGTTCTGCAGGATGCAGATGCTGCCCGTGCAGAGCACAGCGCAAGGGCATGGAGGGAGAATGCAGATCCGCGCAGGTAACAAAGGGAGGTCCTCCTCCCTCTTCTGCCCTGGAATGTGCAGAATGGGTTTCTAGAGAAGATTCCTCTTCTCCTCGAAAGCTGGCTGAAAGGAGACGCGTCTTTGAGGCAGGAGATGGCCGTGCTGTGGGGTGGTGGTGGCTGGATGAGGATGCACAGAAGGGAGCAAGTGGCTCAGCATCCCAATTGCAGCATCAGAAGAGCACGTGCTGGAGCAGAGATAGCACGAGACACAGCCCATGGACACATCCTGCTGATAGCTGTGCCACCAGCTGGCCTAGGGCTGAGAACACAATGTAGTGCTGTGGTGCAGATGTGGCTCTCACGGAGataactcttttttctttccccttcctgcCCCAGGTTGGCTCAGTCGCTGTTAGCGCTCTTTGCCTCATCCCTGGCCATCTCCCTGGTCTTTGCCATCATCCCACTGTGCCACAATGTGGTGGTGCTGGCTGTGGTCATGGCTGTGGCAGGCCTGGCCATGGGCTGCATCGACACCATCTCCAACATGCAGCTGGTGAAGATCTACCAGAAGGACTCTGCCATCTTCCTGCAGGTGAGCACACAGCCCATGACCCCCCAGCTGcgcttcctcctcttcctccatcACCCCATCCCTGCCTCATCCCACAGGCTCTGCATTTCTTCGTGGGCTTCGGAGCCTTGCTGAGCCCCCTGATAGCCGACCCCTTCCTCTCTGACACCAACTGCATCCTGTCCAATGGCACGGCCAACGCTTCCACCAACTTGCCTCACATCCGCAAGTCCCTGGTGCCGCACCACCCGGGCAACCTGTCCCACTACGACCTGCCCATGAAGGGCATGGTGGTCACACGCGTCTCCTATGCCTTCTGGATCATGGCCCTCATCAATGTAAGTGGATGGGATCTGGGCGTTTGGGGCGTCATTGGCAGTGATAAAGGAGGTGTGAGGACAGATGAGAAGCCGAACCAAAGcgcccagcagggctgtgtgcatggCAGCTGCTGATGAGAGAGAAACAGACAGCAGAACTGCTGGGCAGTGACTCTGTGCAGTGCACGGAAGGAtgctccctgcccagcagcagttTTAGTTACCTCTGACACTGTGCATGCCGTGGGAAATGTGCTTTTAATTACACCAGGGCATTGCCTACTTTGCCAGTATCTTCAGCAAGATAATTGAGTTTTTGAGCATTTAATATCTATTTTGAATGTGAGCGTGTGCAGCATGGAAAGGACACAGCATTCAGGGCTGACACCCCAGGGAAGTGGCTGGGATGAGCGAGCTGTAGGAATGGAAACCAGGACCAGCAACtgtgttgttattattttttaaatggccAAACCACAGCTCCACACCCGTTTTCACAGTGTTGTGTGTATCCTGATGGCTGCAATGATTCATTTCCATTCCTTGCTTTGTTTCAAGTCGAAATGTCTCAATTTGACTTTGGCATCGGTGCAGAGTGTGAAGCTGACTCCGTTGTGGTGCTAttgaagcaaaatgtttttgctgtagTTATCAGATGAAGTGCTTGGACGGCTCTCGGAATGAAAAAAATTTGGCTGGGAGGAAAATTTGGGGCTTTTCATCCAGATTTGGAACAAAAACTAcactttaaaattcagtttcccACAGAACGGAAATGTCCTCATCCAAAGGGGCTGGAAATTGGGGCAACGTTCCTCTGTAGGGCCGTGCTTGTCTGGATGGTTGTCTGTCCTGGGGGAGCGCTGTGCTGGGGTGGGTGCTGGGAGCATCACAGGGAGCGACGCTGGGATCTGCAATGAGAAACTGGGATGCTGGAGGTGCACCACACTGAGCTGCACAACGCAACAAATCATGGAGCTTCTGATGGTTAAGACCTGCAAGGGGTGGAGGCGATGTCCCCTTTGGCTCAGTGCATGGAGCTGGAGCACCTGCTGGCAGTGgaagggctgggatggggcagctgtgcctgcagtgtgGGCCGTCCCAGTGATGTGTGCCCAGGCAGCGTGTTGGCACTCAGCTCTGTTTGCTCTTCTCCACCTGCCCGTGTAATGAGCAAAGTGCTTCCCAGGACACCCTGTCCCTGTGCACAGCCTGGGTTTATGGTCAGGCTGTGCCACAGAGTCACAGCTTTTGGGAATCTCCTGCCAGAGAGAACCAGAGCTGAGAGCCATCGGTGACCAACCTACGTCGCGTAGGGTCTGGGCTCTTGTGCACTCGAGGCACCACCAGCTTTGAGATATCATCTGGATATAGGGAAAGGGAGCAGCTTGCTTTGCAGATGGGATGCGTGCACAGTTCCATTGGGAACTGAGGATCCCCTCCATGCAGGTGCTGAGTGCTCCTGAAGTGCCTGCAGCTGTTATCTCTATGGCCAGTCCCTCTGGTtcgttttttgttgttgttgttgtgacgtttctttattttgcaaaatttgCAATTTAGAAGAATAAAATCTGGTCCTGACCTCCGGAAGGATTAGAACTATcaagcaaatgcatttttcttccatggGACCGAACTCACTGTTCCTATTCCCATTGTTCCCAGAACAATGAAGTCCTCATAAATGAAATTCAGGCAAGAGAGGCGGGTGTGGGGGGAATTCTCCATACATTTAAATAATGCCACAAGCCaacaaaaagcaggaaattgGAGCCCGAGCTCACACTTGCTCACAGACATGGAGAAAACAAGAGCTGGGCGGCTGGAGAGTGAGCTGTCACTTAGGATTTCCTGGCTTTCTCCCCATTTGTTGCAGAGTAAACACCACTCAgttgcagggaggaggaggctgcTCAGGGGCAGACCCAGCTTTTCATTTACTTCCCTCTATTTTCATTCCCCTAAAAAAGAGCAGTCCCTCTGGGTTTGCAGGCACCACCAAATCGGGGTGCATGCAGGGTGTCCTACAGGCAGGTCTGAGCTCACTGGCCCCATGTTTTGTCCCTACATGGGGACACTGAACGCTGGCACAGCCCATGCAGTGCTGACCATGGGGTGTGGATGTCACGCAGCTGTGGATTAGAGGGTGCTTGCGTCCCAGGTCCTGCAGCATAGGGGCTGTTTGCAGCTGTCTGGCTGCAGCCGTTGGCCTGGGAACCAGGAGCTCATCTCATGAGATGCTGAGCAACCCCTGCTAATGGCTGGAGATGGGCAAAGCAGGTCTTGGAACAGCTGGCTTGTTCCTCACAGTTCCAGCCAAAGGACTCTCATTCATGCCTTTCTGCTCTCCATGGGCAAAACCTGTTTTATTATTCCTTGGGTAGAGGCAGACGTGCATTGATGGAGTTGGATGGTGACTCCTGGAGGCGTCCAAGGAAcgcagagatgtggcactgagggatgtgctTAGCAGGGATGGGTTGGGCTTCCCGAAAGGCCCTTGTGAATGAGGAACTGCAGTTTGTGTGAGCTCtgcattgcccttacctgcccctctctgctcctcctcagcTGCCGGTGCCCATCGCCGTGTTCTTCCTGCTCTACAAGGAGCGCATGGTGCCgtgcttcagcagcagcagccacccactgctgtcagcagaTGAACTGGCAATGGAAGCACGTCCTGTGGAGAAGGATGACCAGTCTGCCTCTGTGCACAGAGCCCACGCTGCAGGAGGTGAGCTGCAGGCACCTCGCTTATGGTTCTGGGGAACAGGGGGTGAGCCGAGCGAGAAAGAGCCTTCTTTCTGAATGTCTCCATGGTGGTTAACAAGTGAGCTTAATTGCTATTGTCTAAGGAGAAAACTTTCCAAAACATAAACGTGAATGTAATCCAAAAGTGCCCGAATGATCCCATCAGTTTGGTGCCCAATTGCCCTCAGATctgatggggctgcagggattCCAAGCTGCTCTCCTGTGAGCTGCCCTGAAATTAAACCCGCGCTACCAGGTCGTGTAGACACAAGTGAAAGTTCTGCCTCTCTATTTCCTTCTGGTTTTCAGTCAGGTTTAGAGCTGGCTCCTCTGTCtgctccatgtgaaagcaatgATTGCTGCAGAATGCTGACTGGTATGAATCTGAGAGGTGTAAGGACAGTGCTCCTGTTTGGGACAAAGTTAAACACCAGCATTAGTTTGAACTGGTGACTACAGCCCGCTTGGTGGGCAACATCACATTATTCTCTACTGCCCAGGAGAAACGTTATCCAAGTGAATCCTCCAGCTGAACAGTGAATCTCTGAAGCAATCGCATCTTCAGTTGTGAGAGGAGCACTGTTGCAGGTGTGGCAGCTTCACCCCAACAATACAATTTTAGGGAATGCTGGAAGGAAGTGGAGGCAGCTGGAGTGCTGAGGTGCTGCAAGGAATGCACCTGAAGGTGTGGGTTCTCTGGTGTCTAATAAGGTTGTGTTCGTCTACCAGCACTCCCCTAAGCTGAGACATGGAGTGTTTCTTTCCTGAACCCAGCTGCCCCTTTTCATACAATCCACGTTCTTCTCATCTCCACCCTTTTCTTACACACATTTGAGAGCAATGCTTAGAGAAGCAGGACGGCTGCATGGCTGACTACTGCGATTTGTGACAGCCGTTTCTGTGCTGGCAAAATCCCTCATTTCCCTATAGAAGAGGTGAGAATTTCCTCGTTGGCAGTGCAGGAACAGCCACCAGCGTGGTGTGAGCCTGAGGATGGGACGGGTGGGCACACCAGGGTGCTGAGTCCCAGCTGCTTTGGACAGACTGGTGTTCTCAGTGGTTGTcagaggaggtgacagcagCCTGTGTGTTTATCACCCTCTTTCCCAGAGTTGGCTTGTTTGGTTCAGCACCTTTTAGCTGAGAAATGtgagctgccctgggcaggaCTCTGGTGTGCTTGTACCATGTGTGAGGAGCTCTGAGGATGAGTGCTGTGGCTGAATgggtttatttcttttaagaacGGGAGCAGCAATTGGAGCTCCTAAATGGGAATGgaagcaaaagcagcttttgcGAGCTAAGGAGCAAATATCCTGGAGAGCTGGGATCCCAGTCTGCGGGCAGTCAGCCTATGAGCATAGCTGTATCCCTTGTGAAGGTTTAGGTAGgttaaagataaaaaataaaagacattgTGCTGGCAGAGGTTAGCAGCACTGCACGTTGCTCACAGTCCCTATGAATGTCTGTCCTGCAGCTGAGCACAAAACAAATCCCCAATGTGGGCTGGCAACTACCCAGCCCCAGGGGGACGTTCCAGCTAAGTTTgctttgcattgtttttcaCCAGGTCATGATGACTTATTTAGCTGCTGCCAAAGCAAAAACTTCAGAGGGGCTTCTTACACCTACTTCGCAGTCCACATCACTGGGGCTCTTGTTCTCTTCATGACTGATGGGATTGTGGTGAGTTCAGTCGATAGAAGGATCTTGTCTGAGCGAAGCTATAtggctttcttccttccccatcACTTGCAACAGCCCATACCCAGAGACACCCACGTGTCCCCTGTGTGCAGTGGGCTGGACCTGACGGTCTGTGCAGCAGTGGGGTTCCCAAGGTAGCTCATTAAAAGCTGATGGCTCTGGCTGATGTGTTCCCTGCTTCTTGGGAGGGTTGTGTACCTTCTGCTAGGCGCTGTGTTGTTGCAGCTAGATGGTTACTGCTGCTCTCCTAGCCAGGGTAGAGCTGGAGTTGTGATGGTGTCCTTGCAGGCAGTGGAATTCTCTCCTCGCTTTAGCCAGGGTGTAAAAACAGCTTTATGTCATAAGAAACAGAAGTTCTTTGCTTGACGGGTCCACAGTATCCAAGAGGAAAGCATGCATGCAGTCTCTCTGTAGTGGTCTGACAGCACATCCCCCAGCAGGGCAGTCACAGGGGGCTCATAGTTCTCCTCCAGATGAGGAAGGCTCCTttggctgctgctccttcaaGCAGGTTTGTCTCAGTCTACTCCTGGTAAAATACTGCTGAGTCTCACTAAGGCCTTAAACAGGATCCAGGAAGATGAGCGGGGTTACATTGAGCAGCTGTCAGAGACAGAACCTCTCCAGGGCTTCCATCTTCAAGGATGATTTACTCTGAGTTCTTACTGTGAGATGTGCTCAGAGTATGCAATTCCAAGACAGTCCTAGGGGAAGAGAGCATCTCTATGGGTAAGAGCTTAGCACGCATCCTACCTAGTGCAGCTGCTCAGCGGTGCCCTTTTAGGAGTGTCTCAGTCCTGTGTTCTACTTCTGCCTCCAGCTGCAAACTCTTGGGAATAAGGTTCACTGAGGACCAGTAGCAAATCCGTAGGCAGACTCTCCTGCTATGCTGTATTGTCAATATTGAAGGACAGGTTGAAGTTAACGTTGCAAAGGCCTGGAGATCATCGCATCACCGTgatgtgctgctctgccttccccACAGGGAGAATACTCGGGCTTCATTTACAGCTACGCCGTGGAAGAGCCTCTCTCTGTAGTGCACAAGGTGGCTGGTTACCTGCCCAGCCTCTTCTGGGGATTCATCACACTGGGCAGGCTCATCTCCATCCCCGTGTCCTACCGAATGAAGCCAGCGACCATGGTCTTCATCAATGTGGTAAGGCTGTTCCTACCTTCCTCCTGCTTGCTGTCCTGTTCTGATGCCATACCTGGGGTAGCTTTGCAGCAGGCACTGTGACAAAGCACACCATTGGGGTGAGCTGCACCACCATCCCTATGTGATTGTGAGTGACATGCAGGAGGTAGCTAACACCTGCAGCGTGGTTGTACTGCTTTTCTGAGCTTGAGGTTTCTGAAAGCAGCTAGTAAACCATCTGccaacttcatttattttcacatcatCTTCTCTGGCATCCACAGGGAAATCAATGTCTGTGTCAGCCGTGGGGAAAGGAAGGCAGCTAGCTTGAAAGTCCTCTGCTTAGACATTACTGGTTGTCAAATAAATCAGTGTTATATTTGCTTGcttaaattaataaaatgtattcacctgaaggaaggaaatggaagcCTGAGAGGATATATGAGAGATGCACAGAAGGACATGACAGACAGCAGGGAGGGAACTGGTCCCACTTCCCCATCATGAAGAGATGGCAGTTAATCTACAATTTACTTAAACCAGAAGTTATTCTGATGGCAGGTTTTACtgttaataaacaaaacagGGTGGTGACAGACCTTCTGATATTAGTCCTATGCTAATATCTGTTGCTGACAGATGAGGAAGCCTGCTTGGCACCTTATTGCTGGTCACCTCGTCAACTAAATCTATATACCAACAGCTACAGTGAAGTGCTTTGcccttatttttaaaatgagtacAATAACCTCCTGTTTCAGAATGCAGTCACTAGTGTAGTGACATGGGAGCAGGGAAGGCTCAGCCCCATCAGCTCTAGATCAGGTATGTGGCATAAGCATCACCTCGACAGGCTTTATCCCTTTCTGAGCTGTTTGACTGCTCTCTAAAACCTGAGGATGAGACATTTTAGCAGCTGCTCATATTtggagagagaagggaggagCCTCCAACTCTTAACGGAAGCCTCCTCACTTCCTTTTAAAGGCAATAACATCACCCAAGGCCAAAAACACACATTTCATGCAGTGCTTGCTTGTTGGTACTGCTGCATGTAGTCAGACAGAGCAGCTCGTGGCAGTCATTCCATCATTACAGCAAATCCAAATTGCTCCTGTGTATATGCCAATGCCCATCACCAGGGCTTGAATATTTAAGATACCTTAAGTTGGTATAGAAgagctccctctgctgcctccCTGTGCCACGGTtaccagcacagctgagatgTTCTTGCTGTTATTGCATACTGCAGAACGACAGAAGTGAGGGCAGGTTTGGTTTAATGCCTTTGGCACTTTGGCTTTACTCTTCTTGTGAGAGGTGGGGTGTGAGAAGTTATGGAGCAACTGAACTCTTCAGCCTGTTGAGTAAGACTTGTTAACGACTGAGACTGCTGCCTCCATAATattcacttcattttaattcatttgcCCTCCTGCTGACTCTGTGCTTGTTGCTTACAGATTGGAGTCCTGATaaccttcctcctgctcctgaTCTTCTCCTCCAGCGTTGTCTTCTTGTTTGTGGGGACAGCATCTCTGGGtctgtttctcagcagcacTTTCCCCAGCATGCTGGCTTACACTGAGGACATCCTGCAGTACAAAGGTGAGTGGGGATCTGGGCACACCTGGCACAATCTGAAAGCAGGCAGGTGTTCAAGCCTAGAGCTCAGGTACAATGACACCCAGCAGGTCCCCCCTCCTGCTTTAGGGATGCTTAGGAGGATTAGAAGAAAGGTCTGGTTTTGAATACCATCTTCATTTGAGCTTGTAGTTGGAAAAGCTGACTGCACAAATCCCAGATTTGCTGCACTAATAACTTCCACAGGCAGGGATCCAGACTGCTGCTTAGTTTCCTGCAGCTTCAGGGCTCTCAGACAAGAATGTCAGTGCTGAAAGCATCACCCAGGTTATCAGCGAACAGAAAATCCCTTGGCCAGCTCCTATAGGAGGTCACTGCCAACCTCAGTgatacagaagaatgaaaatcttTTCAGCAAGAAGCAACAGCACTTCTGCTGATGGGGACAAGTGACAGAACAGATGTTTTTTGTAttcatgttttcattctctTACTCCCACGAGTCAGTCTCACCGTTGGATGGAAACTTCCACTGAGCATTTCTCTGCAATTTAAAGTGGCTACAGGCTGGTCCTGCTGGCTGTCACTATCATCActtgtgctgtttcttttcaggctGTGCCACAACTGTGTTAGTGACAGGAGCTGGAATTGGAGAGATGGTACTACAGCTGCTGGTGGGATCGGTAAGTGTGGGCAAAGGGAGAAGATGAGGAGTGCCAAAACCTGCCTGAACTTCACTAGAAATCTTAGTCCAGGTTTTGGACAGCTGCTCCAAGAGCTTGAGCTATCAAAAAGTGAAGCTCTCACCAAATGCCAAttaggtattgaaatgctgTGATGacacctctgctgctttttctcttctctccaaTTGCAGATTATACACGATCAGGGCAGCTACAGTTTCCTCGTCTGCGGGATGATCTTTGGAGGCTTGGCCTTTACCTTCTAtgctttcctcttgtttttccACAGGATGTACCCCAAGCCCTCAACAGGTAAGAAAGCACCAGCACTCAGCCCTGCTTTATAATGAGAGGAAGAATGGCATTATGCATCAACGCATAACCAGGGTGCAGcacttcagcaaaatgaaaggaaatgtttacTTTACTGCTGCTTCCTGTCCCCTCTTCCTGCTCTGACTTGCCCACAAAGCCTTGGCAGCCACAGCTCagggtttgctttctttgcttttggaggagcaaggaaaaaaaaggaacaatcTGTGGATATCACAAACCAAATAGGATCTTAGCTGTGCTAGCACCACTGTGCTACTGCATAGCTAGCAGGAGCAAGCCTTGCTAGGACAGACTGCACACAGACAGTTGCTCCCTGGGTTTTAGCCAGGGAACAGCTGCCATCCAAAGGGAGATGTCCAGATTTCTCTTACCTGTTTATCACTCTACATGCACTGCATTCCTTCCTTAAGCACCTTTTACAAAAGGAGGGCTGCATGACAGGCAAATAACTTCCCCAGGCTACTGGAAATTGAGGCCTTTTTTCCACgatcagcaaagcaaaataagtgGGTTGGGATGGATGATAGAACTGGCAATTTCCTCATGTCCATTTTGCAGATATGGATGCTGCCTCACCTGACAAGCCAGCAGTAATGGATGACACCGGACAGTATCAGCGCTGAAGAAGTAGCCAAGCCCtggaaaagcaataaaacagcaCACAATTAAGCAGTACTATTAAGGATGATTTTGCACTTAATGACTAAATCATACAAGTTTCCTACAATCAAAAGCACACTAGATTGGGT is part of the Lagopus muta isolate bLagMut1 chromosome 24, bLagMut1 primary, whole genome shotgun sequence genome and encodes:
- the MFSD4A gene encoding major facilitator superfamily domain-containing protein 4A; this translates as MLEVAVRTVLSPPRGCAEVSGGSGWASWVPYRTARRRKAPPGPGRRRRSPVPEAESAAGGLRSHSPERRSGERGAGRRRGRAGSGAGRCGSRISAGRPAPPPRMWWDERVSARFRRNLQPTLTYWSVFFSFGLCIAFLGPTLLDLRCQTQSSLSQITWVFFSQQFCLLLGSCLGGVFKRTLAQSLLALFASSLAISLVFAIIPLCHNVVVLAVVMAVAGLAMGCIDTISNMQLVKIYQKDSAIFLQALHFFVGFGALLSPLIADPFLSDTNCILSNGTANASTNLPHIRKSLVPHHPGNLSHYDLPMKGMVVTRVSYAFWIMALINLPVPIAVFFLLYKERMVPCFSSSSHPLLSADELAMEARPVEKDDQSASVHRAHAAGGHDDLFSCCQSKNFRGASYTYFAVHITGALVLFMTDGIVGEYSGFIYSYAVEEPLSVVHKVAGYLPSLFWGFITLGRLISIPVSYRMKPATMVFINVIGVLITFLLLLIFSSSVVFLFVGTASLGLFLSSTFPSMLAYTEDILQYKGCATTVLVTGAGIGEMVLQLLVGSIIHDQGSYSFLVCGMIFGGLAFTFYAFLLFFHRMYPKPSTDMDAASPDKPAVMDDTGQYQR